From Burkholderia savannae, a single genomic window includes:
- a CDS encoding DUF2834 domain-containing protein — protein sequence MPISRKLLCTAYGVIALVALIGTWANNLQYLPLGAANAGPRFLLDTLANPASRSITVDIVLLGLALFLWLVLEARRLAMRGAWIYIVLSVAVAISVAFPLFLIHRERALAAAQRPTPETRSLRAGDIAGLVLIALFAIGYTVVALRHA from the coding sequence ATGCCCATCTCGAGGAAACTGCTTTGCACCGCTTACGGCGTGATCGCGCTCGTCGCGCTGATCGGCACGTGGGCCAACAATCTGCAATATCTGCCGCTCGGCGCGGCGAACGCCGGGCCGCGCTTCCTGCTCGACACGCTCGCGAATCCCGCAAGCCGATCGATCACGGTCGACATCGTGCTGCTCGGGCTCGCGCTGTTTCTGTGGCTCGTGCTCGAAGCGCGCCGTCTCGCGATGCGCGGCGCGTGGATCTACATCGTGCTGAGCGTGGCCGTTGCGATCAGCGTCGCGTTTCCGCTGTTCCTGATCCATCGCGAGCGCGCGCTCGCGGCCGCGCAGCGGCCGACGCCGGAGACGCGCAGCCTGCGCGCGGGCGACATCGCGGGCCTGGTGCTGATCGCGCTGTTCGCGATCGGCTACACCGTCGTCGCGCTGCGGCACGCCTGA
- a CDS encoding TraR/DksA family transcriptional regulator, with translation MAAFDEHQLQVLSDLLHACRQVLQADVRACERQRADEPYANLAGTAPDEGDEANANLFVDVDHALIGMKLAELRAVDAALERLARGGYGYCADCRQPIEYERLLARPTASRCAPCQHAHERRFATLPRSSL, from the coding sequence ATGGCAGCGTTCGACGAGCATCAACTCCAGGTTCTAAGCGATCTGCTGCATGCGTGCAGGCAGGTGCTCCAGGCCGACGTGCGCGCATGCGAGCGGCAGCGCGCCGACGAACCGTACGCGAACCTCGCGGGCACGGCGCCCGACGAAGGCGACGAGGCGAACGCGAATCTGTTCGTCGACGTCGACCATGCGCTGATCGGCATGAAACTCGCCGAGCTGCGCGCCGTCGACGCCGCGCTCGAGCGGCTCGCGCGGGGCGGCTACGGCTACTGCGCGGACTGCAGGCAGCCGATCGAATACGAGCGCCTGCTCGCGCGTCCGACCGCGTCGCGTTGCGCGCCGTGCCAGCACGCGCACGAGCGGCGGTTCGCGACGCTGCCGAGGTCGTCGCTGTGA
- the bsrA gene encoding LysR family transcriptional regulator BsrA, with amino-acid sequence MIRNLRQLDLNLLLVFDALMQEQNLSRAAVRLHMSQPAVSNALTRLRQQLGESLFTRTARGMTPTAQARALYEPVRQALYLLQIGLGPQSGFELDTHHLFRLSMNDYGQAVLLPDLLAHIKARAPNVMLSVQSDDAGSIPAQLTTGTLDLAIDYLHFDNPELCYEPLHEEHLVVIGRDGHPAFTNGLTLRGYEESGHVSIQPRDRRGSPLEIVLGSARVRRVVHLQVPHYLTIPALVAKSDLLGTIPRRLAERFADVYALQIAPLPVDIAPIQVSLIWHRQQDAQPGLRWLREQIVHTHRAIVANAERATA; translated from the coding sequence ATGATCCGGAACCTGCGACAACTGGACTTGAACCTGCTGCTCGTCTTCGACGCGCTGATGCAGGAGCAGAACCTGTCGCGCGCCGCGGTGCGGCTGCACATGAGCCAGCCGGCCGTCAGCAACGCGCTGACGCGGCTGCGCCAGCAGCTCGGCGAATCGCTCTTCACGCGCACCGCGCGCGGGATGACGCCGACCGCGCAGGCGCGCGCGCTGTACGAACCGGTGCGTCAAGCGCTGTATCTGCTGCAGATCGGGCTCGGCCCGCAATCCGGTTTCGAGCTCGACACGCATCACTTGTTCAGGCTGTCGATGAACGACTACGGACAGGCCGTGCTGCTGCCCGATCTCCTCGCGCACATCAAGGCGCGCGCGCCGAACGTGATGCTGTCGGTGCAGAGCGACGACGCCGGCTCCATTCCCGCTCAGCTGACGACGGGCACGCTCGATCTCGCCATCGACTACCTGCATTTCGACAATCCCGAGCTCTGCTACGAGCCGCTGCACGAGGAGCATCTCGTCGTGATCGGGCGCGACGGCCATCCGGCGTTCACGAACGGTCTCACGCTGCGCGGCTACGAGGAAAGCGGCCACGTGTCGATCCAGCCGCGCGACCGGCGCGGCTCGCCGCTCGAGATCGTGCTCGGTTCCGCCCGCGTGCGGCGCGTCGTGCATCTGCAGGTGCCGCACTATCTGACGATTCCCGCGCTCGTCGCGAAATCGGACTTGCTCGGCACGATTCCGCGCCGGCTCGCCGAACGGTTCGCCGACGTCTACGCGCTGCAGATCGCGCCGCTGCCGGTCGATATCGCGCCGATCCAGGTAAGCCTCATCTGGCATCGGCAGCAGGATGCGCAGCCGGGCCTTCGCTGGTTGCGCGAGCAGATCGTGCACACGCATCGTGCGATCGTCGCGAATGCCGAACGCGCGACGGCGTGA
- a CDS encoding SRPBCC family protein yields MTQDVTAFRTHYRANVHSRYNAWRHGGFVFAYGAAAIAFFLKGVAHVSAYQWATVPVAFLLFNWLEFSIHRHVGHFKRRFGAMFYRRHTGDHHSFFVNEQMTYRDARDWRVILFPAWLIVAFSIGLFVAHALLSRVDANVAGLFASTMLGGYLLYECMHACEHLPDAHPLANWPWIRQMRTLHRIHHRRDLMRACNFDVVWPLMDWLHGTLRWSAEPGAEFSTRMRHEIDIARRPEDVLAYASTAACWPQWHPSSLRVDGPAGSLAAGSRFDEDVRAAGRVDHLRWDVVRHEPGVIWQARAANAAGSLRILLTYECRGGAHGARFVRTLHYHSPNPLLRLANALVMRRRVERESAHSLMLLKRRLEEARDE; encoded by the coding sequence ATGACCCAGGACGTGACCGCGTTCCGGACGCACTATCGCGCGAACGTTCATTCGCGCTACAACGCCTGGCGGCACGGCGGTTTCGTGTTCGCATACGGCGCGGCGGCGATCGCGTTTTTCCTGAAGGGCGTCGCGCACGTGAGCGCATATCAATGGGCGACCGTGCCCGTCGCGTTCCTGCTGTTCAACTGGCTCGAATTCTCGATTCATCGGCATGTGGGCCATTTCAAGCGCCGCTTCGGCGCGATGTTCTATCGGCGGCATACGGGCGATCATCACAGCTTCTTCGTGAACGAACAGATGACGTACCGCGACGCGCGCGACTGGCGCGTGATCCTGTTCCCGGCCTGGCTGATCGTCGCGTTCAGCATCGGGCTGTTCGTCGCGCATGCGCTGCTGAGCCGCGTCGACGCGAACGTCGCGGGGCTCTTCGCGAGCACGATGCTCGGCGGCTATCTGCTCTACGAATGCATGCACGCGTGCGAGCACTTGCCCGATGCGCATCCGCTCGCGAACTGGCCATGGATTCGGCAGATGCGCACGCTGCACCGGATTCATCATCGCCGCGACCTGATGCGCGCGTGCAACTTCGACGTCGTCTGGCCGCTGATGGACTGGCTGCACGGCACGCTGCGCTGGAGCGCCGAGCCCGGCGCGGAGTTCTCGACGCGCATGCGGCACGAGATCGATATCGCGCGCCGCCCCGAGGACGTGCTCGCGTATGCGAGCACCGCGGCGTGCTGGCCGCAATGGCATCCGTCGTCGCTGCGCGTCGACGGGCCGGCGGGATCGCTCGCGGCGGGCAGCCGTTTCGACGAGGACGTGCGTGCGGCCGGGCGCGTCGATCATCTGCGCTGGGACGTCGTTCGCCACGAGCCCGGCGTGATCTGGCAGGCGCGCGCGGCGAACGCGGCTGGCAGCCTGCGCATCCTGCTGACCTACGAGTGTCGCGGCGGCGCGCACGGCGCGCGTTTCGTCCGCACGCTGCACTATCATTCGCCGAATCCGCTGCTGCGGCTCGCGAATGCGCTCGTGATGCGCAGGCGCGTCGAACGCGAGTCCGCGCATTCGCTCATGCTGCTGAAGCGGCGGCTCGAAGAGGCGCGCGACGAATGA
- a CDS encoding FAD-dependent oxidoreductase: protein MREFDYLLVGGGIASVTAARSLRGEDASASIAILCGEPVLPYQRPPLSQEFLMGTAQAASIALHDAAFYASQRIDVVLGASAEHLDLAKRVVRASNGAAYRYHKLLIATGASAKVPALPGIELDGVHVLHTIAQAQTLKDAAAHARRATVLGGGFLGVEIAATLQALGLQVTLVEHAPELMPPLRAPALARHFEALCTARGIDVLTSREVRRVLGAQRVEAVETSDGETRPCDLFVAAVGVAPNCGWLEGSGLALGNGIEVDAFLQTADPNVFAAGDAAHFDDPIFGVRRRIEHWDNAVRQGKIAARNMLGHRLPYRDISIFYGSVFGLSYNLVGYPVGATETIERGAFDDRSYALLYLADDVLRAAFTIDRPAVEIAALSDAIRLHVNVAAQRATLSDPNFSLDKLPVQTMLILQGGGALGAFECGAIKALEQHGVRPDVISAVSIGAFNGAIVASHPTGAAKALEAFWRELSIALPSPYGSQWHEAWLSTYVLWFGVPNFLKPQWSRLGFDLDRLRAKWTSFFDASPIEKLITRYVDFDSLCVSPTRLLISAVDVETGEPRIFDSYVDRLSPAHLLASGSLPPGMPWTVVDGRPYWDGGVVSNSPLDLVIERCGQIGGRVFIVDLFSGTKTLPTNVVEVMLRREEIAYMDRVRNDLRFEEYASDFGDLVDGILAHVDAQSANEIRQQPLYIRLMGNRGALDIARITLNRDGRLSFIEDYDFSSDAVAQLQKQGYDAALVALANGRANHRRRRRGT from the coding sequence ATGCGTGAATTCGACTATCTGCTCGTCGGCGGCGGCATCGCGAGCGTCACCGCCGCGCGGTCGCTGCGCGGCGAGGACGCTTCGGCGAGTATCGCGATCCTGTGCGGCGAACCCGTGCTGCCGTATCAGCGCCCGCCGCTCAGCCAGGAATTCCTGATGGGCACCGCGCAGGCCGCGAGCATCGCGCTGCACGACGCGGCGTTCTACGCGTCGCAGCGCATCGACGTCGTGCTCGGCGCGAGCGCCGAGCATCTCGATCTCGCGAAGCGGGTCGTGCGTGCGTCGAACGGCGCGGCGTACCGCTATCACAAGCTGCTGATCGCGACGGGCGCGAGCGCGAAGGTGCCCGCGCTGCCGGGCATCGAGCTCGACGGCGTGCACGTGCTGCACACGATCGCGCAGGCGCAGACGCTGAAGGACGCAGCCGCGCACGCGCGCCGCGCGACCGTGCTCGGCGGCGGCTTCCTCGGCGTCGAGATCGCCGCGACGCTGCAGGCGCTCGGCCTGCAGGTGACGCTCGTCGAGCATGCGCCGGAGCTGATGCCGCCGCTGCGCGCGCCGGCGCTCGCGCGCCATTTCGAGGCGCTGTGCACGGCGCGCGGCATCGACGTGCTGACGAGCCGCGAGGTGCGCCGCGTGCTCGGCGCGCAGCGCGTCGAGGCGGTCGAGACGAGCGACGGCGAGACGCGGCCGTGCGACCTGTTCGTCGCGGCGGTCGGCGTCGCGCCGAACTGCGGCTGGCTCGAAGGCAGCGGCCTCGCGCTCGGCAACGGGATCGAAGTCGACGCGTTCCTGCAGACGGCCGATCCGAACGTGTTCGCGGCGGGCGACGCCGCGCACTTCGACGATCCGATCTTCGGCGTGCGGCGGCGGATCGAGCATTGGGACAACGCGGTGCGGCAGGGCAAGATCGCGGCGCGCAACATGCTCGGCCACCGGCTGCCGTATCGCGACATATCGATCTTTTACGGCAGCGTGTTCGGGCTGTCGTACAACCTGGTCGGCTATCCGGTCGGCGCGACGGAGACGATAGAGCGCGGCGCGTTCGACGATCGCTCGTACGCGCTGCTCTATCTCGCCGACGACGTGCTGCGCGCCGCGTTCACGATCGACCGGCCGGCCGTGGAGATCGCCGCGCTGAGCGACGCGATCAGGCTGCACGTGAACGTCGCCGCGCAGCGGGCGACATTGAGCGATCCGAACTTTTCGCTCGACAAGCTGCCGGTGCAGACGATGCTGATCCTGCAGGGCGGCGGCGCGCTCGGCGCGTTCGAATGCGGCGCGATCAAGGCGCTCGAGCAGCACGGCGTGCGGCCCGACGTGATCTCCGCGGTGTCGATCGGCGCGTTCAACGGCGCGATCGTCGCGAGCCATCCGACGGGCGCGGCGAAGGCGCTCGAAGCGTTCTGGCGCGAGCTGTCGATCGCGCTGCCGTCGCCGTACGGCTCGCAGTGGCATGAGGCGTGGCTGTCCACTTACGTGCTGTGGTTCGGCGTGCCGAATTTCCTGAAGCCGCAATGGTCTCGGCTCGGCTTCGACCTCGACCGGCTGCGCGCGAAATGGACGAGCTTCTTCGACGCATCGCCGATCGAGAAGCTGATCACGCGCTACGTCGATTTCGATTCGCTCTGCGTGAGCCCGACGCGGCTGCTGATCAGCGCGGTCGACGTCGAGACGGGCGAGCCGCGCATCTTCGACAGCTACGTCGATCGCCTGAGCCCCGCGCATCTGCTCGCGAGCGGCAGCCTGCCGCCCGGGATGCCGTGGACCGTCGTCGACGGCCGGCCGTACTGGGACGGCGGCGTCGTCAGCAATTCGCCGCTCGATCTGGTGATCGAGCGGTGCGGGCAGATCGGCGGGCGCGTATTCATCGTCGATCTGTTCTCGGGCACGAAGACGCTGCCGACGAACGTCGTCGAAGTGATGCTGCGCCGCGAGGAAATCGCCTACATGGACCGCGTGCGCAACGATCTGCGCTTCGAGGAATACGCGAGCGATTTCGGCGATCTCGTCGACGGCATCCTCGCGCACGTCGACGCGCAGAGCGCGAACGAGATCCGTCAGCAGCCGCTGTACATCCGGCTGATGGGCAACCGCGGGGCGCTCGACATTGCGCGGATCACGCTGAATCGGGACGGGCGGCTGTCGTTCATCGAGGACTACGATTTTTCGTCGGACGCGGTCGCGCAATTGCAGAAGCAGGGCTACGACGCGGCGCTCGTCGCGCTCGCGAACGGCCGCGCGAATCATCGGCGCAGGCGTCGCGGCACGTGA
- the phaZ gene encoding polyhydroxyalkanoate depolymerase, translating into MLYAWLEAQREFVRACQPWAGAAQRADTNSRPAGWPTWGPMARAADAVPVPPPFAIAAVASGGAVVPIDERIVGDTPFCALRKFSRRLQGAAAARPAVFLCTPLAGHHAVMLRETVETLLATRDVYVTDWRNARDVPPEAGAFGLDDYVLTLERFIAGANANGLHVMAVCQATVPALAAAALLAARGVHVASVALLGGPIDTRTSPTLVDRFALEHDLDWFRRAAIDVVPPPYAGAGRRVYPGFVQHAAIVVAHPQRRVSLESRLWAAWMTGDFAGAARCLREMNEYGAVLDMTERYFLDTIRVIFHECLLAEGRWSIGRRRVAPERLTRTALCTIEGGRDDISGAGQTHAAQRLCNAPPDAARERITEPDCDHYDLFLGPRWQRSIYPALEAFWTRAETPDSDHARRAAH; encoded by the coding sequence ATGCTCTACGCGTGGCTTGAAGCGCAACGTGAATTCGTCCGGGCATGCCAGCCCTGGGCGGGCGCCGCGCAGCGCGCGGACACCAACTCGCGCCCGGCCGGCTGGCCGACATGGGGCCCGATGGCGCGCGCGGCCGACGCCGTGCCGGTGCCGCCGCCGTTCGCGATCGCGGCGGTCGCGAGCGGCGGCGCGGTCGTCCCGATCGACGAGCGCATCGTCGGCGACACACCGTTCTGCGCGCTGCGCAAGTTTTCCCGCCGGCTCCAGGGCGCAGCCGCCGCGCGCCCCGCGGTGTTTCTGTGCACGCCCCTCGCCGGGCACCACGCGGTGATGCTGCGCGAGACCGTCGAAACGCTGCTCGCGACGCGCGACGTCTACGTGACCGACTGGCGCAACGCGCGCGACGTCCCGCCCGAGGCGGGCGCGTTCGGCCTGGACGACTACGTGCTCACGCTCGAACGCTTCATCGCCGGCGCGAACGCGAACGGGCTGCACGTGATGGCGGTCTGCCAGGCGACGGTGCCCGCGCTCGCGGCGGCCGCGCTGCTTGCCGCGCGCGGCGTCCACGTCGCGAGCGTCGCGCTGCTCGGCGGCCCGATCGACACGCGCACGAGCCCGACGCTCGTCGATCGCTTCGCGCTCGAGCACGACCTCGACTGGTTCCGCCGTGCGGCGATCGACGTCGTGCCGCCGCCGTACGCGGGCGCGGGGCGGCGCGTCTATCCCGGCTTCGTTCAGCACGCGGCGATCGTCGTCGCGCACCCGCAGCGGCGCGTGTCGCTCGAAAGCCGCCTTTGGGCCGCGTGGATGACGGGCGACTTCGCGGGCGCCGCGCGCTGCCTGCGCGAGATGAACGAATACGGCGCGGTGCTCGACATGACGGAGCGCTATTTCCTCGACACGATCCGCGTGATCTTTCACGAATGCCTGCTCGCGGAGGGCCGCTGGTCGATCGGCCGCCGCCGCGTCGCGCCGGAGCGGCTCACGCGCACCGCGCTCTGCACGATCGAAGGCGGCCGCGACGACATCTCCGGCGCCGGCCAGACGCACGCCGCGCAGCGGCTGTGCAACGCGCCGCCCGACGCCGCGCGCGAGCGGATCACCGAGCCGGACTGCGATCACTACGATCTCTTCCTCGGCCCGCGCTGGCAGCGATCGATCTATCCGGCGCTGGAGGCGTTCTGGACGCGCGCCGAAACGCCGGACTCGGACCACGCGCGCCGCGCCGCGCATTGA
- a CDS encoding GMC oxidoreductase: protein MKQQSYDYDYVVVGSGFGGSVSALRLAEKGYRVLVIEQGRRWTPENLPESTWNLSRWQWRPALGLRGFFSMRFFKHVVVLHGNAVGGGSITYANTLLVPPDKVWREGTWAGLADWERVMPAHYATAKRMLGVVTNRRMDAADFRLKEMAKLIGVEKSFYPTEVGVFFGDDAHAPGTRYADPYFGGAGPERTSCIGCGGCMVGCRHGAKNTLDRNYLYLAERLGAQVGEQTKVVDVSPLGARDDGAAGYAVQTVSLAAGTRGAKRRITCRGVVFAASSLGTQDLLMRLREKRSLPHLSGALGKRVRTNAESLIGVRFPKSSVDLSKGVAIGSGIYIDEHTHIEATRYPSGSDTMGLLTTVLTRGAPGGLRPLVWLGSLAKLLATRPLTALRMIDPRGFARETMIFLCMQTLDGHLTMRLKRRWFWPFSKQLATSGAKIPAYIPAANDFAQKAARALGGVPMTSLTEILLNVPMTAHCMGGAAMARNARDGVCDGRNRVFGYHNMYICDGSVLGANLGVNPSLTITALAEHAMSHVPAAGEQRWDSIGEELAA from the coding sequence ATGAAGCAGCAGTCCTACGATTACGACTACGTCGTGGTCGGGTCCGGCTTCGGCGGCAGCGTGTCGGCGCTGCGTCTGGCCGAGAAAGGCTATCGCGTGCTCGTGATCGAGCAGGGCCGTCGCTGGACGCCCGAGAACCTGCCCGAGAGCACGTGGAACCTGTCGCGCTGGCAATGGCGCCCCGCGCTCGGGCTGCGCGGCTTCTTCAGCATGCGCTTCTTCAAGCACGTCGTCGTGCTGCACGGCAATGCAGTAGGCGGCGGCTCCATCACTTACGCGAACACGCTGCTCGTGCCGCCCGACAAGGTGTGGCGCGAAGGCACCTGGGCGGGCCTCGCGGACTGGGAGCGCGTGATGCCCGCGCATTACGCGACCGCGAAGCGCATGCTCGGCGTCGTCACGAACCGGCGAATGGACGCGGCCGATTTCCGGCTCAAGGAGATGGCGAAGCTGATCGGCGTGGAGAAGAGTTTTTATCCGACCGAGGTCGGCGTGTTCTTCGGCGACGACGCGCACGCGCCCGGCACGCGCTACGCCGATCCTTACTTCGGCGGCGCGGGCCCGGAACGCACGTCGTGCATCGGCTGCGGCGGCTGCATGGTCGGCTGCCGCCACGGCGCGAAGAACACGCTCGATCGCAATTACCTGTATCTCGCCGAGCGCCTCGGCGCGCAGGTGGGCGAGCAGACGAAGGTCGTCGACGTGAGCCCGCTCGGCGCGCGCGACGACGGCGCGGCGGGCTACGCGGTGCAAACCGTGTCGCTCGCGGCCGGCACGCGCGGCGCGAAGCGCCGCATCACGTGCCGCGGCGTCGTGTTCGCCGCGTCGTCGCTCGGCACGCAGGATCTGCTGATGCGCCTGCGGGAGAAGCGCTCGCTGCCGCATCTGTCGGGCGCGCTCGGCAAGCGCGTGCGCACGAACGCCGAATCGCTGATCGGCGTGCGCTTTCCGAAATCGAGCGTCGATCTTTCGAAGGGCGTCGCGATCGGCTCGGGCATCTATATCGACGAGCACACGCACATCGAGGCCACCCGCTATCCTTCGGGCTCCGATACGATGGGACTGCTGACGACCGTGCTCACGCGCGGCGCGCCCGGCGGGCTGCGTCCGCTCGTGTGGCTCGGCTCGCTCGCGAAGCTGCTCGCGACGCGGCCGCTGACCGCGCTGCGGATGATCGATCCGCGCGGCTTCGCGCGCGAGACGATGATCTTCCTGTGCATGCAGACGCTCGACGGGCACCTGACGATGCGCCTGAAGCGCCGCTGGTTCTGGCCGTTCTCGAAGCAGCTCGCGACGTCGGGCGCGAAGATCCCCGCGTACATCCCGGCCGCGAACGACTTCGCGCAGAAGGCGGCGCGCGCGCTCGGCGGCGTGCCGATGACGTCGCTGACCGAGATCCTGCTGAACGTGCCGATGACCGCGCACTGCATGGGCGGCGCGGCGATGGCGCGCAACGCGCGCGACGGCGTGTGCGACGGGCGCAACCGCGTGTTCGGCTATCACAACATGTACATCTGCGACGGCTCGGTGCTCGGCGCGAATCTCGGCGTGAACCCGAGTCTCACGATCACCGCGCTCGCCGAGCACGCAATGAGCCACGTGCCCGCCGCGGGCGAGCAGCGCTGGGACAGCATCGGAGAAGAGCTCGCGGCGTGA
- a CDS encoding ribonucleotide reductase-like protein (class I; catalyzes the formation of deoxyribonucleotides from their corresponding ribonucleotides), giving the protein MRTINKRTRAARHTDSFVRMIGVMDDQPICDAVFADRYALPGENSRSQAFARVARALALAEPVATRPGTARRFYRNLLTGALGAGSIMARAGAAQDQTMASCFVHPIRAPAALTRFHPDLDQAIDEARLTLAMGGDIGYDFSEIPPASARPETDRSTSPGVCAALDRFDRIGAQAGERDGRRRVQLAVLRCDHPDLLAFAAAKREHKRERACRATLDLAVAATDAFMLAVEQDLPWTLRHPAPPQGAPSGALPAADGAWTYATVPARHLWREIVAAARDGAGPGLVFVDAIDAAGPLRGRERIDATSPCGAQPLPPYGSSMLGAIDLSRFVRNPFGVGGEPRFDFAAFDAAVRVQARFLDNALDVTRWPLAAHARESYQKRRIGVGVTGLADMLAMMRLRYDSPAAREMARYIASDLRNHAYAASAELAAERGAYPLCDRHAHLDALHAGPPLPHAVRHAIERDGLRNSHLTSFAPAVGVSLAFGDNCSPGVEPAHAWIEHRAVRAGAAGMRAENHAHRLFRSLRGDRVALPDYFATDADVAPSERLAMRAALQPYVDAGVESTLTLAKHYSLEEINALLFGAWRAKLKSVAIRRTDLARDAGAGAGAGAGAGAGAGGEGSGV; this is encoded by the coding sequence TTGCGGACGATCAACAAACGCACGCGCGCCGCTCGCCACACGGATTCGTTCGTCCGCATGATCGGCGTCATGGACGACCAACCGATCTGCGACGCCGTATTCGCCGACCGCTATGCGCTGCCGGGCGAGAACTCGCGCTCCCAGGCGTTCGCGCGGGTCGCTCGCGCGCTCGCGCTCGCGGAGCCGGTCGCGACGCGCCCGGGCACCGCGCGGCGCTTCTACCGCAATCTGCTGACCGGCGCGCTCGGCGCGGGCAGCATCATGGCGCGCGCGGGCGCCGCGCAGGATCAGACGATGGCGAGCTGCTTCGTTCATCCGATCCGCGCGCCCGCCGCGCTCACGCGCTTTCATCCGGACCTCGACCAGGCGATCGACGAGGCTCGCCTCACGCTCGCGATGGGCGGCGACATCGGCTACGACTTCTCGGAGATCCCGCCCGCGAGCGCGCGGCCCGAAACCGACCGGTCGACGTCGCCCGGCGTGTGCGCGGCGCTCGACCGGTTCGACCGCATCGGCGCGCAGGCGGGCGAGCGCGACGGACGCCGCCGCGTGCAGCTCGCGGTGCTGCGCTGCGATCATCCGGACCTGCTCGCGTTCGCCGCCGCGAAGCGGGAGCACAAGCGGGAGCGCGCGTGCCGGGCGACGCTCGATCTCGCGGTGGCCGCCACCGATGCGTTCATGCTGGCGGTCGAGCAGGATCTGCCGTGGACGCTGCGGCATCCGGCGCCGCCGCAGGGCGCGCCGAGCGGCGCGCTGCCCGCCGCCGACGGCGCATGGACATACGCGACCGTGCCCGCGCGACATCTGTGGCGCGAGATCGTCGCGGCGGCGCGCGACGGCGCGGGGCCCGGGCTCGTGTTCGTCGACGCGATCGACGCCGCCGGCCCGCTGCGCGGCCGCGAGCGGATCGACGCGACGAGCCCGTGCGGCGCGCAGCCGCTGCCGCCGTACGGCAGCAGCATGCTCGGCGCGATCGATCTGTCGCGGTTCGTGCGCAATCCGTTCGGCGTCGGCGGCGAGCCGCGCTTCGATTTCGCCGCATTCGACGCGGCGGTGCGCGTCCAGGCGCGCTTTCTCGACAACGCGCTCGACGTCACGCGCTGGCCGCTCGCCGCGCATGCGCGCGAGTCGTATCAAAAGCGACGGATCGGCGTCGGCGTGACGGGGCTCGCGGACATGCTCGCGATGATGCGGCTGCGCTACGACTCGCCGGCCGCGCGCGAGATGGCGCGCTACATCGCGTCCGATCTGCGCAATCATGCGTATGCGGCGTCGGCCGAGCTCGCCGCCGAGCGCGGCGCGTATCCGCTGTGCGACCGGCACGCGCACCTCGACGCGCTGCACGCGGGGCCGCCGCTGCCGCACGCGGTTCGCCACGCGATCGAGCGCGACGGGCTGCGCAACAGCCATCTGACGTCGTTCGCGCCCGCCGTCGGCGTGAGCCTCGCGTTCGGGGACAACTGCTCGCCGGGCGTCGAGCCGGCGCACGCGTGGATCGAGCACCGGGCGGTGCGCGCGGGCGCGGCGGGGATGCGCGCGGAGAACCACGCGCACCGGCTGTTCCGGTCGCTGCGCGGCGATCGCGTCGCGCTGCCCGACTATTTCGCGACCGATGCGGACGTCGCGCCGAGCGAGCGCCTCGCGATGCGCGCGGCGCTGCAGCCTTATGTCGACGCGGGGGTCGAGAGCACGCTGACGCTCGCGAAGCATTACTCGCTCGAAGAGATCAATGCGCTGCTGTTCGGCGCATGGCGCGCGAAGCTGAAGAGCGTCGCGATACGGCGCACGGATCTCGCGCGCGACGCGGGGGCGGGGGCGGGGGCGGGGGCGGGGGCGGGGGCGGGGGCGGGCGGCGAAGGCAGCGGCGTCTGA